The following are from one region of the Rhodopirellula sp. P2 genome:
- the rplF gene encoding 50S ribosomal protein L6 has product MSRIGNKPVAIPAGVTISIADRNIDVEGPKGKLSFKHRPEVTVAVDSETNQVIVSRDVDDRPSREFHGLTRAIVANMMVGVKEGYEKKLEIVGVGYLASISGDTLQLRVGYANELHRKIPADLTVSCPDQTHVVIQGCDKQSVGQFAAEIRSLRKPEPYKGKGIRYQGEQVKIKPGKSATK; this is encoded by the coding sequence ATGAGCCGCATTGGTAACAAGCCAGTCGCGATCCCCGCCGGTGTGACGATCAGCATTGCTGACCGCAACATTGATGTGGAAGGTCCCAAGGGCAAACTGTCGTTCAAACACCGTCCTGAAGTGACGGTTGCGGTCGATAGCGAAACGAACCAAGTCATTGTTTCGCGTGATGTTGACGATCGTCCATCGCGAGAATTTCATGGCCTGACCCGTGCGATCGTCGCGAACATGATGGTCGGCGTGAAAGAGGGTTACGAAAAGAAGCTCGAAATCGTCGGTGTCGGTTACCTGGCATCGATCAGCGGTGACACGTTGCAACTTCGCGTTGGTTATGCCAACGAATTGCATCGCAAGATCCCTGCCGACCTGACGGTCAGCTGCCCCGACCAGACTCACGTTGTGATTCAAGGTTGCGACAAACAAAGCGTCGGCCAATTTGCCGCCGAGATTCGTTCACTTCGGAAGCCTGAGCCTTACAAGGGCAAGGGAATTCGCTATCAAGGCGAACAAGTCAAGATCAAACCAGGTAAGTCGGCCACC
- the rpsH gene encoding 30S ribosomal protein S8: MMTDPIADMLTRIRNAVRVERPFVDIPASRVKRGVADVLKREGFIWDWKEEKLEEEPVGFLRLELKYGPNGERVIQTIRRISKPGRRLYSRSKELKPVLGGLGIRIISTSKGVISDREARREKIGGEVLCEVS; this comes from the coding sequence ATGATGACCGACCCCATTGCCGACATGCTCACCCGAATCCGCAACGCTGTACGCGTTGAACGACCGTTCGTGGACATCCCCGCCAGCCGCGTGAAGCGTGGTGTGGCCGATGTTCTCAAACGCGAGGGATTCATCTGGGACTGGAAAGAAGAAAAACTGGAAGAAGAGCCAGTTGGCTTTCTTCGTTTGGAACTGAAATACGGTCCCAACGGAGAACGCGTGATTCAGACCATCCGCCGAATCAGTAAGCCCGGCCGTCGCTTGTACAGCCGCAGCAAAGAACTCAAGCCCGTGTTGGGTGGTTTGGGAATCCGAATCATCAGCACCAGCAAAGGTGTGATCAGCGATCGCGAAGCACGCCGCGAAAAGATCGGCGGCGAAGTCCTCTGCGAAGTGTCTTGA
- a CDS encoding type Z 30S ribosomal protein S14 — MASKSKVAKALRTPKFSSRKENRCKFCGRPRSVYRKFGLCRICFRENANAGLIPGVRKSSW, encoded by the coding sequence GTGGCAAGCAAATCCAAGGTCGCCAAGGCGCTTCGCACGCCTAAATTTTCATCTCGAAAAGAGAACCGATGCAAGTTTTGCGGTCGTCCACGTTCGGTGTACCGCAAATTCGGTTTGTGCCGAATTTGTTTCCGTGAGAATGCCAATGCGGGATTGATCCCTGGCGTTCGCAAGAGCAGCTGGTGA
- the rplE gene encoding 50S ribosomal protein L5 produces MSSYIPRMQQRYDDSVRAAMTETYGYKNVHQVPRLLKISMNMGVGAAVGDKKVLDLAIDSMTQISGQKPVTTIARKSIAGFRLREGMPIGCMVTIRRQRMYEFLDRMVSIVLPRVRDFRGISRKAFDGNGNYTLGLNEQLVFPELNPDKFIRPQGMNVSFVTSANTDDEARELLRLFGMPFKQPKEKEQAGAA; encoded by the coding sequence ATGTCCAGCTACATTCCACGAATGCAACAGCGATACGACGATTCCGTTCGTGCCGCGATGACAGAAACGTACGGCTACAAAAACGTGCACCAAGTGCCACGTCTGCTGAAGATCAGTATGAACATGGGTGTTGGTGCCGCAGTCGGCGACAAGAAAGTCCTTGATTTGGCCATCGATTCGATGACTCAGATCTCAGGCCAAAAGCCCGTCACCACCATCGCTCGAAAATCCATTGCAGGCTTCCGTCTGCGTGAAGGAATGCCAATCGGATGCATGGTGACGATCCGTCGCCAACGCATGTACGAATTCCTCGATCGCATGGTGTCGATTGTCCTTCCTCGTGTTCGTGACTTTCGCGGGATCAGCCGCAAGGCGTTCGATGGAAACGGCAACTACACCCTGGGACTCAACGAACAACTCGTGTTCCCAGAGCTGAACCCAGACAAATTCATTCGTCCACAAGGGATGAATGTCAGCTTTGTCACCTCGGCTAACACCGATGACGAAGCCCGAGAACTGTTGCGTTTGTTCGGCATGCCGTTCAAACAACCCAAAGAAAAAGAACAGGCCGGCGCGGCCTGA
- the rplX gene encoding 50S ribosomal protein L24, translating into MKFRVDDEVIVIAGADKGHRGKILKVDRDKEKVVVEGAARVWKHVRQSQKNPQGGRLNKEMPMSASNVMLVDPSTGKPTRIGVRFLDDGSKERFAKASGDSLGQIAPAKASKASS; encoded by the coding sequence ATGAAATTTCGCGTTGACGATGAAGTCATTGTGATTGCCGGAGCTGACAAAGGTCATCGCGGCAAAATCTTGAAAGTCGATCGCGACAAAGAAAAGGTCGTTGTCGAAGGTGCTGCCCGCGTGTGGAAACACGTTCGGCAAAGCCAAAAGAACCCTCAGGGTGGTCGCTTGAACAAAGAGATGCCCATGAGTGCGAGCAACGTCATGTTGGTCGACCCCTCGACCGGCAAACCGACCCGCATCGGAGTCCGTTTCCTGGACGACGGAAGCAAAGAGCGTTTCGCGAAAGCCAGCGGCGACAGCCTCGGGCAGATCGCGCCAGCCAAAGCTTCCAAAGCATCCAGCTGA
- the rplN gene encoding 50S ribosomal protein L14: MIQQESRLDVADNTGAREVMCIKVLGGSRRRFATVGDVIVCSVKSVIPGSEVKKKAVVRAVIVRVKQPTRRPDGSYIRFDSNAVVLVDKDRNPRGTRIFGAVARELRESNFMKIVSLANEVV; the protein is encoded by the coding sequence ATGATCCAACAAGAATCCCGCCTCGATGTCGCCGACAACACTGGTGCTCGAGAAGTCATGTGCATCAAGGTGCTCGGCGGCAGTCGGCGTCGTTTCGCCACCGTTGGCGACGTGATCGTATGCAGCGTCAAGAGTGTGATTCCGGGCAGCGAAGTGAAGAAGAAGGCCGTTGTGCGTGCCGTGATCGTTCGCGTGAAGCAGCCCACCCGCCGTCCTGACGGAAGCTACATTCGTTTTGACTCCAACGCCGTGGTGTTGGTCGACAAAGACCGCAACCCTCGGGGCACTCGCATCTTTGGTGCCGTCGCTCGTGAGTTGCGGGAAAGCAACTTCATGAAAATCGTCAGCCTCGCCAACGAGGTGGTCTGA
- the rpsQ gene encoding 30S ribosomal protein S17 gives MPKRVVAGIVTSDKMSKTRRVEIARLVKHPKYKKYIRRRTVCHVHDENNDSGVGDKVEIIESEPLSKLKRWRLVRVLEKSTAVDVVALRAARKNAEAEGLAAAHAGEPEAESTATDA, from the coding sequence ATGCCCAAACGCGTCGTAGCCGGAATTGTGACCAGCGACAAAATGAGCAAGACGCGTCGCGTCGAGATCGCTCGTTTGGTCAAGCATCCAAAATACAAGAAGTACATTCGCCGCCGCACGGTGTGTCACGTTCACGACGAGAACAATGATTCGGGTGTTGGCGACAAGGTCGAGATCATTGAATCGGAACCGTTGAGCAAACTCAAACGCTGGCGTTTGGTTCGTGTGCTTGAGAAAAGCACCGCCGTGGACGTTGTCGCTTTGCGTGCTGCTCGTAAGAATGCGGAAGCCGAAGGCTTGGCCGCAGCTCACGCTGGTGAACCCGAAGCAGAATCGACCGCCACGGACGCTTAA
- the rpmC gene encoding 50S ribosomal protein L29, translating to MTKLTELREMSDEQLDATAKEAAETLFRLRFQSQSERLNTPSEIKKNRRTIARVKTIQTERQLAQPQA from the coding sequence ATGACCAAACTGACCGAACTTCGCGAAATGAGCGACGAACAGCTCGATGCGACTGCGAAAGAAGCCGCCGAAACTTTGTTTCGCTTGCGTTTCCAGTCACAATCCGAGCGTTTGAACACGCCCAGCGAAATCAAGAAGAACCGAAGAACGATCGCTCGTGTTAAGACGATCCAAACTGAACGTCAACTTGCTCAACCGCAAGCTTAA
- the rplP gene encoding 50S ribosomal protein L16 yields MALMPKRVKHRKSQRGRIKGNATRGNTVVFGDYGIQSLDAGWIKATTIEAGRIAAQQYVRGQGKLYIRIFPDKSVTSTPLETRMGKGKGEPDFWAAVVKPGTILYELSGVTEQQAKVCFARLASKMPVKVRFVERRSA; encoded by the coding sequence ATGGCGCTGATGCCCAAACGGGTCAAGCATCGAAAAAGCCAAAGAGGTCGTATAAAAGGTAACGCGACTCGCGGCAATACGGTCGTCTTTGGTGACTATGGTATCCAATCATTGGATGCCGGCTGGATCAAAGCTACGACAATCGAGGCCGGACGAATCGCTGCCCAGCAATACGTTCGCGGCCAAGGCAAGCTCTACATCCGAATCTTTCCCGACAAGTCTGTGACCAGCACACCGCTGGAAACACGGATGGGGAAAGGTAAAGGGGAGCCTGACTTTTGGGCCGCGGTTGTGAAGCCGGGAACCATTTTATACGAACTCAGTGGCGTGACCGAACAACAAGCCAAGGTGTGCTTTGCACGTCTGGCGAGTAAGATGCCGGTCAAAGTCCGATTTGTCGAACGTCGCTCTGCTTGA
- the rpsC gene encoding 30S ribosomal protein S3, with amino-acid sequence MGQKVNPIAFRTGVTRGWGSRWYASKQDFADLLVEDRKIREFITKHPKKSQYKSAGIDRIEIERTRDEVRVMLFVARPGLIIGKKGQEIEILQAELQNLVGRRINLKVEEVGRPELQGQLVAEDIAQQLAKRSSFRRTMKRMLEQTMDAGAKGIKIQMAGRLGGAEMARREKQSAGSIPLSTLQAKIDYGFTEAMTPQGHIGIQVWINQGTYGDDNDGADAQTGQASKKPKRSYKR; translated from the coding sequence ATGGGTCAAAAAGTCAATCCGATTGCGTTTCGTACCGGCGTCACCCGTGGTTGGGGAAGTCGTTGGTATGCCTCGAAGCAGGATTTTGCGGACCTGCTGGTGGAAGATCGCAAGATTCGCGAGTTCATCACCAAGCACCCGAAGAAGTCACAATACAAAAGTGCGGGGATCGATCGGATTGAGATCGAACGGACCCGCGATGAAGTACGGGTGATGCTGTTCGTAGCTCGCCCAGGTTTGATCATCGGCAAGAAGGGGCAGGAAATTGAGATCCTGCAAGCCGAACTGCAGAACCTGGTGGGCCGCCGCATCAACCTGAAGGTCGAAGAAGTGGGCCGCCCTGAACTGCAAGGTCAGTTGGTCGCCGAGGACATCGCTCAGCAATTGGCAAAGCGATCCAGCTTCCGACGCACCATGAAACGAATGCTCGAACAGACGATGGACGCTGGTGCGAAAGGCATCAAAATCCAAATGGCAGGTCGACTGGGCGGTGCCGAAATGGCCCGTCGCGAAAAGCAAAGTGCTGGCTCAATTCCATTGAGCACGCTACAAGCCAAGATTGATTACGGATTCACCGAAGCGATGACGCCACAGGGGCACATCGGGATTCAAGTGTGGATTAACCAAGGTACTTACGGAGACGACAACGATGGCGCTGATGCCCAAACGGGTCAAGCATCGAAAAAGCCAAAGAGGTCGTATAAAAGGTAA
- the rplV gene encoding 50S ribosomal protein L22: protein MSQFNAYHKNARISAQKVRLVADLVRGMFADEALDTLKYQPQRGARMLEKVIKSAVGNAQDPDQNSGRSHRIEELVITDVRVDGGPMFKRIQPRARGMAFMIKKRSSHISVGLTHIESVE from the coding sequence ATGTCTCAATTCAACGCATATCATAAGAACGCCCGCATCAGCGCACAAAAGGTGCGCCTGGTTGCCGACTTGGTTCGAGGCATGTTTGCCGACGAAGCCTTGGACACCTTGAAGTATCAGCCCCAACGCGGAGCTCGCATGCTTGAAAAGGTGATCAAGAGTGCCGTCGGGAATGCTCAAGACCCAGATCAAAACAGCGGCCGAAGTCATCGCATCGAGGAGTTGGTCATCACCGACGTCCGCGTTGATGGCGGACCGATGTTCAAACGTATTCAACCGCGTGCTCGCGGGATGGCGTTCATGATCAAGAAACGCTCCAGCCACATTAGTGTGGGCCTGACACACATCGAAAGCGTCGAGTGA
- the rpsS gene encoding 30S ribosomal protein S19: MSRSSKKGPFVDPKVFFKVQKAAETGSKEPIKTWARSCTIVPEFVNVTFMVHNGRQHIKVLVTEDMVGHKLGEFAPTRTFKGHGGKGKR, translated from the coding sequence ATGAGTCGAAGCAGTAAGAAGGGTCCTTTTGTTGACCCGAAAGTCTTTTTCAAAGTTCAGAAAGCAGCCGAAACTGGCTCCAAAGAACCGATCAAGACATGGGCGCGATCTTGCACGATCGTTCCAGAATTCGTGAACGTCACGTTCATGGTTCACAACGGACGCCAGCACATCAAAGTGTTGGTGACCGAAGACATGGTGGGTCACAAGCTCGGCGAGTTTGCTCCCACACGGACCTTCAAAGGTCACGGCGGCAAGGGTAAACGCTAA
- the rplB gene encoding 50S ribosomal protein L2, which produces MGIRIYKPTSAGRRNASVSDFKELTPGYKPERSLLRPKSKTGGRNNQGKITSRHRGGGHKQKYRVIDFRRVKDGVVATVDSVQYDPNRTARIALLKYPDGAKLYVIAPTGVAAGDKLQNGPDAPPVVGNCLPLKNIPLGTSVCCIEMRAGRGAVMCRSAGTQATLQAREADWAQLLLPSGEVRRVPSACRATIGQVGNSDHMNVVLGKAGRSRWLGRRPHVRGTAMNPVDHPHGGGEGRTKGGRHPVSPSGKSAKGGRTRQKRKPSNSSIVRRRKSRRYGQLKLHK; this is translated from the coding sequence ATGGGCATCCGAATCTACAAGCCGACCAGCGCCGGCCGACGCAACGCGTCGGTCAGCGACTTCAAGGAACTGACGCCTGGCTACAAGCCAGAACGTTCCTTGCTGCGTCCAAAAAGCAAAACCGGCGGACGGAACAACCAGGGCAAGATCACCTCACGTCACCGTGGTGGTGGACACAAGCAAAAGTACCGTGTCATCGATTTCCGTCGTGTCAAAGACGGCGTCGTGGCAACGGTTGACTCCGTTCAGTACGACCCGAACCGCACGGCTCGAATCGCATTGCTGAAGTACCCTGATGGTGCCAAGCTTTACGTGATCGCCCCCACGGGCGTTGCTGCTGGCGACAAACTGCAAAACGGACCTGATGCTCCTCCCGTGGTCGGCAATTGCCTGCCTCTGAAAAACATCCCCCTGGGCACCTCGGTCTGCTGCATTGAAATGCGTGCCGGCCGCGGAGCAGTGATGTGCCGCTCAGCTGGAACACAAGCCACCCTCCAAGCTCGCGAAGCCGATTGGGCTCAATTGCTGTTGCCCTCTGGCGAAGTTCGCCGAGTGCCCAGTGCATGCCGGGCAACCATTGGCCAAGTTGGCAACAGCGATCACATGAACGTGGTCCTCGGTAAAGCGGGTCGCTCACGCTGGCTCGGTCGCCGACCTCACGTTCGTGGTACCGCCATGAACCCGGTCGATCACCCGCACGGTGGTGGTGAAGGCCGAACCAAGGGTGGACGTCATCCGGTCAGCCCATCGGGCAAGAGTGCCAAGGGCGGACGCACACGTCAGAAACGCAAACCAAGCAATTCGTCGATCGTTCGCCGACGCAAGAGTCGTCGCTACGGTCAATTGAAACTCCACAAGTAG
- the rplW gene encoding 50S ribosomal protein L23 produces the protein MSAIQPPKPVERKIELEPHQVLLKPLVTEKGVHRATRNNQYAFQIHRDATKLDVKKAVEHLFDVKVVKVRTQTRKGKARRFRHKIGRTSDWKKAIVSLHEDHRIDFF, from the coding sequence ATGTCTGCGATCCAACCACCCAAACCCGTTGAACGCAAGATCGAACTGGAACCCCACCAGGTCTTGCTCAAGCCGCTCGTGACCGAAAAAGGCGTGCACCGCGCGACCCGGAACAACCAATACGCGTTCCAGATCCACCGCGACGCAACCAAACTCGACGTCAAAAAGGCGGTGGAACATCTGTTCGACGTCAAAGTCGTCAAGGTCCGCACCCAAACCCGCAAAGGGAAAGCCCGCCGGTTCCGCCACAAGATTGGCCGGACCAGCGACTGGAAAAAGGCGATCGTGTCACTCCACGAAGATCACCGAATCGACTTCTTCTAG
- the rplD gene encoding 50S ribosomal protein L4, translating to MANLPILDASGKEVGQYEIDTEQIANRVSKQLLHDVVVMYQANKRQGSHNTRTRGQVSGTNKKMYRQKGTGNARAGSKRTNVRRGGGVARTVKPRDYSYRLPKKAIKIATRMAIRSRIDDGEIVVINEIKLDAPKTSQIVQILKNLGLDKTTTLIATANDDQLIYKSGRNISGVTVEPVRQLNALTLLTPKRVLFTQEALDRVKDGTFAGSTQNTNEAEAAA from the coding sequence ATGGCAAACCTACCTATCCTCGACGCATCCGGCAAAGAAGTCGGGCAGTACGAGATCGACACCGAACAAATCGCCAACCGAGTCAGCAAACAATTGCTGCACGACGTGGTGGTCATGTACCAAGCCAACAAACGCCAAGGCTCGCACAACACGCGAACCCGTGGCCAAGTCAGCGGCACCAACAAAAAGATGTACCGCCAAAAAGGAACGGGCAACGCACGTGCCGGCTCCAAGCGAACCAATGTTCGCCGTGGTGGTGGCGTGGCACGCACCGTTAAACCTCGCGATTACAGCTACCGTCTGCCCAAGAAGGCGATCAAGATCGCCACACGCATGGCCATCCGCTCTCGCATTGACGACGGCGAAATCGTGGTCATCAACGAAATCAAGCTGGACGCACCCAAGACCAGCCAGATCGTTCAGATCCTCAAGAACCTGGGCCTGGACAAGACCACCACACTGATCGCCACTGCCAACGATGACCAGCTCATCTACAAGAGTGGCCGCAACATCAGTGGCGTGACGGTTGAACCCGTTCGCCAGCTGAACGCACTGACTCTGCTGACTCCCAAGCGAGTGCTCTTCACTCAAGAAGCACTTGACCGAGTCAAAGACGGCACATTCGCCGGTTCCACCCAGAACACCAACGAAGCGGAGGCAGCGGCCTAA
- the rplC gene encoding 50S ribosomal protein L3, which produces MSPSILGRKIGMTQIFLEDGTAVPVTVVQAGPCHVLQVRSKDRDGYEAVQLGFEDKPRRLAKRSERGQVATIESKRSKKRSAAGIEAPAKPDCEPQRFIREFRGSADATVGDTLTVEQFNEVKKVDVTGTSKGRGFAGVMKRHNFAGQRATHGVKKCHRHAGGTGMSASPSRTFKGKRMAGQYGNANVTTRNLEVVRVDAENNLLMIRGAVPGPNGGFVSIRQTNKVG; this is translated from the coding sequence ATGTCACCATCTATCCTTGGCCGCAAAATCGGGATGACTCAGATCTTCCTGGAAGACGGAACCGCTGTTCCCGTCACGGTCGTGCAAGCTGGCCCTTGCCACGTGCTGCAAGTTCGCAGCAAAGATCGCGACGGCTACGAAGCTGTTCAATTGGGTTTCGAAGACAAACCTCGCCGCTTGGCAAAACGCAGCGAGCGTGGCCAAGTCGCTACCATCGAAAGCAAACGCTCCAAGAAGCGTTCCGCCGCTGGTATCGAAGCCCCTGCCAAGCCAGACTGTGAACCACAGCGTTTCATTCGCGAGTTCCGCGGATCCGCAGACGCCACTGTCGGCGACACCCTGACCGTTGAGCAATTCAACGAAGTCAAGAAGGTGGATGTCACCGGCACCAGCAAAGGACGCGGCTTCGCCGGCGTCATGAAACGCCACAACTTTGCTGGCCAACGTGCCACGCACGGCGTCAAGAAATGTCACCGCCACGCTGGTGGTACAGGCATGAGTGCGTCACCGAGCCGAACATTCAAAGGCAAGCGAATGGCTGGCCAGTACGGCAACGCCAACGTCACCACCCGTAACCTGGAAGTCGTCCGCGTCGACGCAGAAAACAATCTGCTCATGATTCGCGGTGCGGTTCCCGGACCCAACGGCGGCTTTGTCTCGATTCGTCAAACCAACAAAGTCGGCTGA
- the rpsJ gene encoding 30S ribosomal protein S10 → MSTGPSEVIRIRMEAYDHAVLDQSARDIVDTVKATASIVHGPIPLPTRIEKYTVLSSPFVNKKARQQYEIRTHKRLVDIVQASAKTIEALNKLSLPAGVDIKIKASAR, encoded by the coding sequence GTGTCAACCGGCCCCAGCGAAGTCATCCGCATTCGAATGGAAGCGTACGACCATGCCGTGCTGGACCAGAGTGCCCGCGACATTGTCGACACCGTCAAAGCGACCGCCAGCATTGTGCATGGCCCAATCCCTTTGCCAACTCGGATCGAAAAATACACCGTCCTGTCGAGCCCCTTCGTCAACAAGAAGGCTCGCCAACAATATGAAATCCGAACGCACAAGCGTTTGGTAGACATCGTTCAGGCATCCGCCAAGACGATCGAAGCACTCAACAAACTAAGCCTGCCGGCTGGTGTCGATATCAAAATCAAGGCGTCCGCCCGCTGA
- a CDS encoding DUF2752 domain-containing protein: MFGLSANRCGWGFRALMVVGGLMGGGLLVVSRCLSPASAGLGTHQQLGLPPCSMRLLFGMRCPACGMTTSWSWLTRGELVASAQANLSGMLLGLFVLLLLVVAVRVAWSGRRPSVGANWWMGFGVVLIGVLSAVEWLVRLQLD; the protein is encoded by the coding sequence GTGTTTGGATTGTCGGCGAATCGTTGTGGTTGGGGCTTTCGGGCCTTGATGGTCGTCGGTGGCTTGATGGGCGGCGGGTTGTTGGTTGTGTCGCGTTGTTTGTCGCCTGCTTCGGCAGGTTTGGGGACTCATCAGCAGTTGGGTTTGCCGCCGTGTTCCATGCGGTTGCTGTTCGGGATGCGGTGTCCTGCCTGTGGGATGACGACGTCGTGGAGTTGGTTGACGCGGGGTGAGCTGGTCGCTTCGGCGCAGGCGAATCTTTCAGGGATGTTGCTTGGTTTGTTCGTGCTTTTGTTGTTGGTGGTGGCGGTGCGGGTTGCCTGGAGCGGGCGTCGTCCGTCGGTTGGGGCGAACTGGTGGATGGGGTTTGGTGTCGTGTTGATCGGTGTTCTCAGTGCGGTTGAATGGCTTGTTCGGTTGCAGTTGGATTGA
- a CDS encoding aminotransferase class I/II-fold pyridoxal phosphate-dependent enzyme → MSDTFNPDTPNIDAPAIDSPTTDPEPAEFEVKLASRVDRLPPYMFGRINNLLYQKRCAGDDVIDLGMGNPSDPPDPVVIQKLTDAASDVGNHGYSKSNGITNLRREVASKYHRKYGVRLDPEGEIIACLGSKEGFSHMCLALMGPGDTAIIPSPYFPVHMYGVILASGNVVALDVADPNKFLSNVAYTCENLTPRPKVLIVNYPHNPSSAVIEADFFVEVVRLAKKYGLMVIHDFAYADVAFDGYVPPSFLSAPGAKDVGVEFTTMSKGYNMAGWRVGFCAGNADMVRGLGTIKGYYDYGMFQAIQIAAIVALRETEATVLQQSQVYQGRRDVLVSGLRRLGWSVNPPKAGMFVWAEVPEPWRSQMSTMDFAMKLLEEGNVAVSPGSGFGAAGEGYLRMSLVENEHRLRQAVRQIGKCLSPGKKGADSVASSAS, encoded by the coding sequence ATGAGTGACACCTTCAATCCCGACACGCCCAACATCGACGCTCCTGCAATCGATTCGCCCACGACGGATCCAGAGCCAGCGGAATTTGAAGTGAAGTTGGCCTCGCGAGTCGATCGCTTGCCGCCCTACATGTTTGGTCGCATCAACAATTTGCTGTATCAAAAGCGTTGTGCGGGAGACGATGTGATCGATCTTGGGATGGGGAATCCTTCGGATCCGCCGGACCCTGTTGTGATCCAGAAGCTCACCGACGCGGCGTCGGATGTTGGCAATCACGGTTACAGTAAGTCCAACGGGATCACGAATTTACGTCGTGAGGTGGCCAGTAAGTATCATCGAAAATACGGTGTGCGGTTGGACCCAGAGGGCGAGATCATCGCCTGTTTGGGGAGCAAGGAGGGGTTCTCGCACATGTGCTTGGCGCTCATGGGGCCTGGTGACACGGCGATCATTCCCTCGCCCTATTTTCCGGTTCACATGTACGGCGTGATCTTGGCCTCTGGGAACGTTGTGGCGCTGGACGTCGCGGATCCGAATAAGTTTCTGAGCAATGTGGCGTACACCTGCGAGAATTTGACCCCTCGCCCGAAGGTTTTGATTGTCAATTATCCTCACAACCCTTCGTCGGCTGTGATCGAAGCGGACTTCTTTGTTGAGGTCGTTCGGTTGGCGAAGAAGTACGGCCTGATGGTCATTCATGACTTCGCGTACGCCGATGTTGCCTTCGACGGTTATGTGCCGCCGAGTTTCCTTTCGGCTCCTGGGGCCAAGGATGTGGGCGTTGAGTTCACGACGATGAGCAAGGGGTACAACATGGCCGGTTGGCGTGTTGGGTTCTGTGCCGGGAACGCGGACATGGTCCGTGGGTTGGGGACCATCAAAGGTTATTACGATTACGGCATGTTCCAGGCCATTCAGATCGCCGCGATTGTGGCTCTCCGCGAAACCGAGGCGACCGTGTTGCAGCAGTCGCAGGTCTATCAAGGCCGGCGTGATGTGCTGGTCAGCGGTTTGCGTCGATTGGGGTGGAGTGTCAATCCGCCAAAGGCAGGCATGTTCGTTTGGGCGGAGGTGCCGGAGCCTTGGAGGAGTCAAATGAGCACGATGGATTTCGCGATGAAGTTGCTGGAGGAAGGCAACGTTGCCGTCAGTCCAGGCAGCGGCTTTGGTGCGGCAGGGGAAGGCTATCTGCGGATGTCATTGGTTGAGAATGAGCATCGGTTGCGGCAGGCGGTCCGGCAAATTGGGAAGTGTTTGTCGCCCGGTAAAAAGGGTGCTGATTCGGTCGCCTCGTCGGCTTCGTAG
- a CDS encoding DUF2760 domain-containing protein produces the protein MFDRQVAERVALALDGVDLASQSAAESTPAVVEQKPLGDALRESGQSDAITLLAALQRDARLVDLIHENLDQYGDDQVGAAARPCLKQCRQTLDRLLGIVPLVEVSDGQVLPVDVSTSSARLRWVGESSGASQGKVVHHGWVATQVQLPAWSGSADDALVIAPAQVQAP, from the coding sequence ATGTTTGACCGTCAGGTCGCCGAGCGCGTCGCGTTGGCTCTGGATGGCGTCGATTTGGCGTCGCAGTCAGCGGCGGAATCCACGCCGGCAGTCGTTGAGCAAAAGCCGCTGGGAGACGCCCTGCGGGAGTCGGGGCAAAGCGACGCGATCACGTTGTTGGCAGCGCTTCAGCGCGACGCTCGTTTAGTTGATTTGATCCATGAGAATCTGGATCAGTACGGCGACGATCAGGTTGGTGCAGCGGCTCGTCCGTGTTTGAAGCAATGCCGCCAAACCCTGGATCGGTTGTTGGGGATTGTTCCGCTCGTGGAAGTGAGTGACGGGCAGGTGCTTCCGGTGGATGTGTCCACTTCCTCTGCTCGTTTGCGCTGGGTGGGTGAGTCCAGCGGTGCCTCGCAGGGCAAGGTGGTTCATCATGGTTGGGTTGCCACTCAGGTTCAGTTGCCCGCTTGGTCAGGCAGTGCCGATGACGCGTTGGTGATTGCTCCGGCGCAGGTTCAGGCTCCCTAG